The Clostridium sporogenes genome contains a region encoding:
- the nadD gene encoding nicotinate-nucleotide adenylyltransferase has product MINKAILGGTFDPIHNAHINVAYEALERFNLQEIIFIPAGNPPHKINLKKTPAYIRYKMVKLAIEKERRFSISDFEIKAEGLSYTYKTLKHFKEKEPETNWYFITGEDCLSYLEHWKHINEIFNMCNFVIFSREGFKEKEEIIKKKKNILGKYGKEILFMDASILDISSTKIRNRIKEGKEVSFYIPDEVYKFILKNNLYK; this is encoded by the coding sequence ATGATTAATAAAGCTATACTTGGAGGCACCTTTGATCCTATTCATAATGCGCACATAAATGTAGCCTATGAAGCTCTTGAAAGATTTAATTTACAAGAGATTATATTTATACCAGCAGGAAATCCGCCACATAAGATAAACTTAAAAAAGACACCAGCCTATATAAGATATAAAATGGTTAAGCTTGCAATAGAAAAAGAAAGAAGATTTAGTATAAGTGATTTTGAAATAAAAGCAGAAGGTTTAAGCTATACATACAAAACTTTAAAGCATTTTAAAGAAAAGGAACCAGAAACAAATTGGTATTTTATAACTGGTGAAGATTGTTTATCCTATTTAGAACATTGGAAACATATAAATGAAATATTTAATATGTGTAACTTTGTTATATTTAGTAGAGAAGGATTTAAAGAAAAGGAAGAAATAATAAAAAAGAAAAAAAACATATTAGGGAAATATGGGAAAGAAATATTATTTATGGATGCTTCTATATTAGACATATCTTCTACGAAAATAAGAAATCGTATAAAAGAAGGAAAAGAAGTAAGTTTTTATATACCAGATGAGGTTTATAAATTTATTCTTAAAAATAATTTATATAAATAA
- a CDS encoding RidA family protein — protein MEKVVISTKKAPAALGAYSQAIKIGDLLFTSGQIPLDPATGELISDDITKATERSMENLKAVLEEAGTSFDKVVKTVIFLKDMNDFAAVNEVYAKYFKENPPARSCVQVGKLPKDALVEIELVAMI, from the coding sequence ATGGAAAAAGTAGTTATAAGTACAAAAAAAGCTCCAGCAGCATTAGGTGCATATTCACAGGCTATAAAAATAGGAGATTTATTATTTACTTCAGGACAAATTCCACTAGATCCAGCAACAGGAGAATTAATTTCTGATGATATTACAAAAGCAACAGAAAGATCTATGGAAAACTTAAAAGCTGTTTTAGAAGAAGCAGGAACTTCTTTTGACAAAGTTGTAAAGACAGTTATATTCTTAAAAGATATGAATGATTTTGCAGCAGTAAATGAAGTGTATGCAAAATATTTTAAAGAAAATCCACCTGCAAGATCTTGTGTGCAAGTTGGTAAATTACCAAAAGATGCTTTAGTAGAAATAGAATTAGTAGCTATGATATAG
- a CDS encoding LCP family protein, translating to MGNDIKKKKKTSKRKKSKSLKIVIILFSFIILLGILGYFYLLGFTNNSRLGEGKINTKKAEAGEPVNILVMGVDIGDPGSKEASDPKRTDTMLVINYNPKTKNINMVSVPRDTRVTMNGKKIKINSAHAINGVNGSIAAVENLLGIEINNYAKIDYEGFRKVIDAIGGVEMDITRNMNYDDPSQNLHIHFQKGTTVHLDGKKAEEFFRWRKNNNGTGFADGDLGRIENQHKFISKVVEKVKSPSIIPKIPSILSTIPDYIETDMSPEEIIKYGYAVTKGDKSSINMITLQGEAKYIGNVSYFIYDREKNRDIVYTLKTGGTAQKDNNTEIDKSEIKIKVLNGTKVNGLAADCERKLKEMGYSNIVTGNGERRDFTKVRLKKDSSISTGEIENYLNIPNIEKNIQSDENFDIIILLGKDFANNRN from the coding sequence ATGGGGAATGATATTAAAAAGAAAAAAAAGACTAGTAAAAGAAAAAAAAGTAAAAGTTTAAAAATTGTCATTATACTCTTTTCTTTTATTATACTATTAGGAATATTAGGTTATTTTTACCTTTTGGGATTTACTAATAATTCAAGATTAGGAGAGGGTAAAATAAATACTAAGAAAGCAGAAGCAGGAGAACCTGTAAATATACTTGTTATGGGTGTAGATATTGGAGATCCTGGTTCTAAAGAAGCATCAGACCCTAAAAGAACAGATACTATGCTTGTAATTAATTATAATCCTAAAACTAAAAATATAAATATGGTTTCCGTGCCAAGGGATACTCGTGTAACTATGAATGGGAAAAAAATAAAAATAAATTCAGCTCATGCCATAAATGGAGTAAACGGTTCTATAGCAGCTGTAGAAAATCTTTTAGGCATAGAAATAAATAACTATGCCAAGATAGATTATGAAGGATTTAGAAAGGTTATAGATGCTATAGGCGGAGTAGAGATGGATATAACAAGAAATATGAATTATGATGATCCATCTCAAAATTTACACATACATTTTCAGAAGGGCACTACAGTACATTTAGATGGAAAAAAGGCAGAAGAGTTTTTTAGATGGAGAAAAAATAACAATGGTACAGGTTTTGCAGATGGGGATTTAGGTAGAATAGAAAATCAACATAAATTTATATCAAAGGTAGTGGAAAAAGTTAAAAGTCCAAGTATAATACCTAAAATTCCAAGTATATTGAGTACTATACCAGATTATATAGAAACAGATATGTCTCCAGAAGAAATAATTAAATACGGGTATGCTGTAACTAAAGGGGATAAATCTAGTATTAATATGATTACTCTTCAAGGTGAAGCTAAATATATAGGTAATGTTTCGTATTTTATATATGATAGAGAAAAAAATAGAGATATAGTATATACTTTAAAAACAGGAGGAACAGCACAAAAGGATAACAATACGGAAATAGATAAAAGTGAAATTAAAATTAAAGTATTAAATGGTACAAAAGTTAATGGTTTAGCTGCTGATTGTGAAAGAAAGTTAAAAGAAATGGGATATAGTAATATTGTTACAGGTAATGGAGAAAGAAGAGACTTCACAAAAGTTCGTCTAAAAAAAGATAGTTCTATATCTACAGGAGAAATAGAAAATTATTTAAATATTCCAAATATAGAGAAAAATATCCAATCAGATGAAAACTTTGATATAATAATATTATTAGGAAAAGATTTTGCTAATAATAGAAATTAA
- the selA gene encoding L-seryl-tRNA(Sec) selenium transferase, producing MDKKQLLRNLPKIDELLKEEIVNKYLQSNSRTLVVDSLRQSIDYYRNEILKSAIENFTKENVINYFVDILEENKSTKFKKVINATGVVIHTNLGRSLLAKEAIENVIKVSENYSNLEYDLKQGKRGSRYSHVEELIKKVTGAEAAMVVNNNAAAVMLALNTLCEEKEAIVSRGQLVEIGGSFRVPDVMKFSRAHLVEVGTTNRTHLYDYENNINENTGVLLKVHTSNFKIMGFTEEVSSEEMVQLGEKYKLPVMEDIGSGTLVDFSKYGFTYEPTVQSSLEKGVDVVTFSGDKMLGGPQAGIIVGKKKYIDKMKKNQLTRALRIDKMTLAALEGTLKYYIDEKEAIENIPTLNMILSSKEIHKKRAQRLKRRLQNNIKDFNFKVSEDLSMVGGGSMPGEKIPTYVVKVNSDKITAEKIEEKLRLSKNPIIVRVSKDEVVLDIRTLFERDFNIIVEEFKKLLK from the coding sequence ATGGATAAAAAACAATTATTACGTAATCTACCCAAAATAGATGAACTTTTAAAAGAAGAGATTGTTAATAAGTATTTGCAAAGCAATTCTAGAACTTTAGTAGTAGATAGTCTTAGGCAATCCATAGATTACTATAGAAATGAAATTTTAAAAAGTGCCATAGAAAATTTTACTAAGGAAAATGTTATAAATTATTTCGTAGATATTTTAGAAGAGAATAAAAGTACTAAATTTAAAAAAGTCATTAATGCTACAGGTGTAGTGATACATACTAATTTAGGAAGATCCTTATTAGCTAAAGAGGCTATAGAAAATGTGATAAAGGTATCTGAAAACTATAGCAATTTAGAATATGATTTAAAACAAGGGAAAAGAGGGTCAAGGTATAGTCATGTAGAAGAATTGATTAAGAAAGTCACAGGTGCTGAAGCTGCCATGGTAGTTAACAATAATGCAGCAGCAGTTATGCTAGCTCTAAATACTCTTTGTGAGGAAAAGGAAGCTATAGTATCAAGAGGCCAATTAGTAGAAATAGGAGGATCTTTTAGGGTACCAGATGTAATGAAGTTTAGTAGAGCACATTTAGTAGAAGTAGGTACTACCAATAGAACACATCTATATGATTATGAGAATAATATAAACGAAAATACAGGGGTTTTACTTAAAGTACATACTTCAAATTTTAAGATAATGGGTTTTACAGAAGAGGTATCTTCAGAAGAAATGGTACAATTAGGTGAAAAATATAAATTACCTGTAATGGAGGACATAGGAAGTGGTACCTTAGTTGATTTTTCTAAGTATGGTTTTACTTATGAACCGACTGTTCAAAGCAGCCTTGAAAAAGGAGTAGATGTGGTGACCTTTAGTGGAGATAAAATGTTAGGAGGACCACAAGCAGGCATAATAGTAGGTAAAAAGAAATACATAGATAAAATGAAAAAGAATCAATTAACTAGAGCTTTAAGAATAGATAAAATGACTTTGGCAGCTTTAGAAGGAACATTAAAATATTATATAGATGAAAAGGAAGCTATAGAAAATATTCCAACATTAAATATGATTTTAAGTTCCAAAGAAATTCATAAAAAAAGAGCTCAAAGATTAAAAAGAAGACTTCAAAATAATATTAAAGATTTTAATTTTAAAGTATCAGAAGATCTTTCTATGGTAGGTGGAGGCTCAATGCCAGGGGAAAAAATACCTACCTATGTAGTAAAAGTAAACAGCGATAAAATAACAGCAGAAAAAATAGAGGAAAAATTAAGATTAAGTAAAAATCCTATAATAGTTAGAGTAAGTAAAGATGAAGTAGTATTAGATATAAGAACTTTATTTGAGAGAGATTTTAATATAATAGTAGAAGAATTTAAAAAATTATTAAAATAA
- the yhbY gene encoding ribosome assembly RNA-binding protein YhbY yields the protein MITTKQRSYLRSLANKMDAIFQVGKDGLNDNLLKQIDDALEARELIKISVLKNSFYTAKEASSEICEELNCEGIQCIGSKVVLYRKSKKKPKIELPQ from the coding sequence ATGATAACAACAAAACAGAGAAGCTATTTAAGATCTTTAGCTAATAAAATGGATGCTATATTTCAAGTAGGTAAAGATGGATTAAATGATAATTTATTAAAACAAATAGATGATGCATTAGAAGCTAGAGAATTAATAAAGATATCTGTTCTAAAAAACAGTTTTTATACAGCAAAAGAAGCTTCAAGTGAAATATGTGAGGAATTAAATTGTGAAGGGATACAATGTATAGGGAGTAAAGTGGTCTTATATAGAAAATCAAAAAAGAAACCTAAAATAGAATTGCCACAATAA
- the yqeK gene encoding bis(5'-nucleosyl)-tetraphosphatase (symmetrical) YqeK, with amino-acid sequence MWTEEQIHAYLKENLKEDRYNHVISVKETAIKLAEKYNIDVYKAKIAALCHDCAKNMSDNELLNMIKEHNINLDWISLKNLQITHGLVATIIMKEKMGIEDIDILNAVEYHTTGRNNMSMLEKIIYLADIIEPLREFNGVEKLRKLALIDIDKAMIESLNSTIQYVVSKGELLHINTVIARNCLVNDKL; translated from the coding sequence ATGTGGACTGAGGAACAAATCCATGCATATTTAAAAGAAAATTTAAAAGAAGATAGATATAATCATGTAATAAGTGTAAAAGAAACAGCTATAAAATTAGCAGAAAAATATAACATTGATGTATATAAGGCTAAAATAGCAGCTTTATGTCATGATTGTGCTAAAAATATGAGTGATAATGAATTATTAAATATGATAAAAGAACATAATATAAATTTAGATTGGATTTCATTAAAAAATTTACAAATAACTCATGGATTAGTGGCAACAATAATAATGAAAGAGAAAATGGGTATAGAGGATATAGATATATTAAATGCAGTAGAATATCATACTACAGGAAGAAACAATATGAGCATGTTAGAAAAGATTATTTATTTAGCAGACATAATAGAACCATTAAGGGAATTTAATGGAGTTGAAAAATTAAGAAAATTAGCATTAATAGATATAGACAAAGCTATGATAGAGTCTTTAAATTCAACAATACAATATGTAGTTAGCAAAGGAGAATTGTTACATATCAATACAGTGATAGCTAGAAATTGCTTAGTAAATGATAAATTGTAG
- a CDS encoding RluA family pseudouridine synthase: MDNKLIFVVKEINHNIDIKDYLKEMENLSGRFVRKAVRDGRIFVNGEKVIKKRKLAQDDLIEIYMQEDEHQNIDPEDMNIKIVYEDSDIIVINKRPGIVVHPTKNHPTGTLSNGILYHFKKKGEKSIVRLVNRLDRDTSGLVIVAKNQFSHMRLASDMSKDSFRKIYIAVVHGSMKQKEGRINLPIYKEENESIKRIVDERGQESITTYEVLEELSKGSVVRLELETGRTHQIRVHMSHLGHHLYGDSLYGKGEEEKEYIERQALHAYKLEFPHPRTGNILKLQCSLPEDIKKLIEKIK, from the coding sequence ATGGATAATAAATTAATTTTTGTAGTTAAAGAAATAAATCATAATATTGATATAAAAGATTATTTAAAAGAAATGGAAAATTTATCAGGAAGATTTGTTAGGAAAGCTGTTAGGGATGGAAGAATTTTTGTTAATGGAGAAAAAGTAATAAAGAAACGTAAATTGGCACAGGATGATTTAATAGAAATTTATATGCAAGAAGATGAACATCAAAATATAGACCCAGAAGATATGAATATAAAAATAGTATATGAAGATAGTGACATTATAGTTATAAACAAAAGACCTGGCATAGTAGTACATCCTACTAAAAATCACCCTACAGGAACCTTATCTAATGGAATATTATATCATTTTAAAAAAAAAGGAGAAAAATCTATAGTAAGATTAGTTAATAGATTAGATAGAGATACATCTGGGTTAGTAATAGTAGCTAAAAATCAGTTTTCACATATGAGATTAGCTTCAGACATGAGTAAAGATAGTTTTAGGAAAATATATATAGCAGTAGTGCATGGAAGTATGAAACAAAAAGAGGGAAGGATTAATTTACCTATATATAAAGAAGAAAATGAATCTATTAAAAGAATAGTAGATGAGAGAGGACAAGAAAGTATAACTACATATGAAGTTTTAGAAGAATTATCTAAAGGTAGTGTAGTTAGGTTAGAATTAGAAACTGGAAGAACTCATCAAATTAGAGTACATATGTCTCATTTAGGGCATCATCTTTATGGAGATTCTTTATATGGAAAGGGAGAAGAAGAGAAAGAATACATAGAAAGGCAAGCTCTACACGCTTATAAATTAGAATTTCCACATCCTAGAACAGGAAATATTTTAAAACTACAATGTAGTTTACCAGAAGATATAAAAAAATTAATAGAAAAAATAAAATAA
- a CDS encoding helix-hairpin-helix domain-containing protein, whose translation MKNKKKIIGSIIIAFILAVFTVVGYVLSKPEKTNINEEEIFVENVKSTEKEISKSEKEITVYVNGEVKNPGVYKLNENSRVEELIKISGGYTSNADTCKLNLAKKLKDEDYIYIDKKGENNAGTNNSVAPTNSGISAEGKVDLNTASKEELKTIPGIGDVTAQKILDYREKQGTFKNFEDLKAIGRIGDKTIEKIKEKAEIR comes from the coding sequence ATGAAAAATAAAAAGAAGATAATAGGATCTATAATAATAGCTTTTATTTTAGCTGTCTTTACAGTAGTAGGATATGTATTATCAAAACCAGAAAAAACTAATATAAATGAAGAAGAAATATTTGTAGAAAATGTTAAAAGTACAGAAAAGGAAATTTCAAAATCAGAAAAAGAGATAACTGTTTATGTAAATGGGGAAGTTAAGAATCCAGGAGTATATAAGCTCAATGAGAACAGTAGAGTAGAAGAACTTATAAAAATTTCCGGTGGATATACTAGTAATGCAGATACATGTAAATTAAATTTAGCAAAAAAGCTTAAAGATGAAGATTATATTTATATAGACAAAAAAGGAGAAAATAATGCAGGGACAAATAATAGTGTAGCACCAACTAATTCTGGAATTAGTGCAGAGGGAAAAGTAGATTTGAATACTGCATCTAAAGAAGAATTAAAAACCATACCAGGCATAGGAGATGTAACTGCCCAAAAGATATTAGATTATAGAGAAAAACAGGGAACTTTTAAAAATTTTGAAGATTTAAAAGCTATAGGAAGAATAGGAGATAAAACTATAGAAAAAATAAAAGAAAAAGCTGAAATAAGGTAG
- the selD gene encoding selenide, water dikinase SelD → MSNNINTKEGEACSIGKKDVRLTELSRTSGUAAKIAPGVLSKILSKLPKMENENLIVGIETADDAAVYKINDDTAIIQTLDFFTPIVDDPYMFGQIAAANSLSDVYAMGGKPVVALNIVCFPSCLPIEVLGEILKGGADKVIESGAVVIGGHTVDDNEPKYGLSVTGTVHPDKVLKNYGCKEGEVLITTKPLGIGIINTAIKGDMASKEAKDAAVKSMSTLNKYAGEIIAKYNVSACTDITGFGFLGHSYEMASASNVTLKFNYKKIAYIKEAEEYAEFGLVPAGAYANRDHIEGNFEFKDVPVFMQDILFDPQTSGGLLISCPKEESEKIMEELNKLELKSSIVGEVIKKQDKYIIVE, encoded by the coding sequence ATGTCAAATAATATAAATACTAAAGAAGGAGAAGCTTGTTCTATAGGGAAAAAAGATGTAAGACTTACAGAGCTTTCAAGAACATCAGGATGAGCGGCTAAAATAGCACCAGGGGTGCTCTCAAAAATACTTTCAAAGTTACCTAAAATGGAAAATGAAAATTTAATAGTAGGAATAGAGACTGCAGATGATGCAGCAGTATATAAAATAAATGATGATACAGCTATAATACAAACATTAGATTTTTTTACACCTATAGTAGATGATCCATACATGTTTGGGCAAATAGCTGCAGCTAACTCTTTAAGTGATGTATATGCTATGGGAGGTAAGCCAGTAGTAGCACTAAATATAGTTTGTTTTCCATCTTGTTTACCTATAGAAGTATTAGGAGAAATATTAAAAGGTGGAGCAGATAAGGTTATTGAATCAGGAGCTGTAGTAATAGGAGGACATACTGTTGATGATAATGAGCCTAAATATGGTCTATCAGTAACAGGTACTGTACATCCAGATAAAGTTTTAAAAAATTATGGATGTAAAGAAGGGGAAGTCTTAATTACTACAAAGCCTTTAGGAATAGGTATTATAAATACTGCAATAAAAGGAGATATGGCATCTAAAGAAGCAAAAGATGCAGCAGTTAAATCTATGAGCACTTTAAATAAATATGCAGGAGAAATAATAGCTAAGTATAATGTAAGTGCTTGTACAGATATTACTGGTTTTGGCTTTTTAGGACATAGCTATGAAATGGCTAGTGCATCAAATGTTACTTTAAAATTTAACTATAAGAAGATAGCATATATAAAGGAAGCAGAGGAATATGCTGAATTTGGATTAGTTCCAGCAGGAGCTTACGCTAATAGAGATCATATTGAAGGAAATTTTGAGTTTAAAGATGTTCCTGTATTTATGCAGGATATATTATTTGATCCTCAAACTTCAGGTGGACTATTGATTTCCTGTCCAAAAGAAGAGTCAGAAAAAATTATGGAAGAATTAAATAAATTAGAGTTAAAATCTTCTATTGTAGGAGAAGTTATAAAGAAACAAGATAAATATATAATAGTTGAATAA
- the selB gene encoding selenocysteine-specific translation elongation factor: MKNVIIGTAGHIDHGKTTLIKALTGRETDTLREEKDRGISINLGFTFFDLPSGKRAGIVDVPGHEKFVKNMLAGVSGIDVVLMVIAADEGIMPQTKEHLEILQLLNVNKGIIVLTKTDMVDPEWLDMVKEDLREELKDTFLENADIYPVSSKTKEGINELIKAIEDMTEHIETKDVQGHFRLPVDRVFSITGFGTVVTGTVISGCIKEGQTVQIYPSKVVTKVRGIQVHDEPTKIAEAGQRCAINLSNIKKTEIDRGDVVSIQNLMEPSMMIDCKLYYLKSASKPLENRQRVRLYNGTSEIICRVVILDKECLNPGEEGYAQLRLEKPITCQRNDRYVIRSYSPMVTIAGGSIIDPLPKKAKRFNEKYIEELKLKESGDTSNIIGKIIEKLSSKFPNRDEILKALGKNEENISDEIEELIKSQKVVSFSNGDKKVYTHVNYIDKKVKEMTSILKEFHEKNPLKWGVSKEELRIRVLGKDIKQKTYDKLLELLESKELIKIHGKYIAEHNFNIEFNKEQKAIYDRIIASYKKGKYSPPKYEELISREQNQIEFKRVYEAVLEEGTLFKVNEDCILLTSDYNEAKEKVRKYIEDNGEITVAQFRDMMDTSRKYSLAILEHFDGIKFTKRNGDERVLY, encoded by the coding sequence ATGAAGAACGTAATAATAGGAACGGCGGGACATATAGATCATGGTAAAACAACTTTAATAAAAGCATTAACAGGAAGAGAAACAGATACTCTTAGAGAAGAAAAAGATAGAGGGATATCTATTAATTTAGGGTTTACATTTTTTGATTTACCTTCAGGGAAAAGGGCAGGAATTGTAGATGTACCAGGACATGAAAAATTTGTTAAGAATATGTTAGCGGGAGTAAGTGGTATAGATGTAGTTCTTATGGTTATTGCTGCAGATGAAGGCATTATGCCTCAAACTAAAGAGCACTTAGAAATATTACAATTACTTAATGTTAATAAAGGTATAATTGTTCTTACAAAAACAGATATGGTAGATCCAGAGTGGTTAGACATGGTTAAAGAAGATTTAAGGGAAGAACTAAAAGATACTTTCTTAGAAAATGCAGATATATATCCAGTATCATCAAAGACTAAAGAAGGAATAAATGAATTAATAAAAGCTATAGAGGATATGACAGAACATATAGAAACAAAAGATGTACAGGGGCATTTTAGATTACCTGTAGATAGAGTTTTTTCTATAACAGGTTTTGGAACTGTAGTAACGGGTACAGTAATTAGTGGTTGTATAAAAGAAGGACAAACCGTACAAATTTATCCTTCAAAGGTTGTTACAAAGGTTAGAGGTATTCAGGTACATGATGAGCCAACCAAAATAGCAGAAGCAGGACAAAGATGTGCAATAAATTTGTCTAATATAAAAAAGACTGAGATAGACAGAGGAGATGTAGTATCTATACAAAATCTAATGGAACCATCTATGATGATAGATTGTAAGTTATATTACTTAAAAAGTGCATCAAAGCCATTGGAAAATAGACAAAGAGTTAGATTATATAATGGTACTAGTGAAATAATATGTAGAGTTGTTATATTAGACAAAGAATGTTTAAATCCAGGGGAAGAAGGATATGCTCAATTAAGATTAGAAAAACCTATAACTTGTCAGAGAAATGATAGATATGTAATAAGATCGTATTCTCCAATGGTAACTATAGCAGGAGGTTCTATAATAGATCCATTACCTAAAAAGGCAAAACGATTTAATGAAAAATATATAGAAGAACTAAAACTAAAAGAAAGTGGAGACACTTCTAATATAATAGGAAAAATTATAGAAAAATTAAGTTCTAAATTTCCTAATAGGGATGAAATATTAAAAGCTTTAGGAAAAAATGAAGAAAACATATCAGATGAAATAGAAGAATTAATAAAGTCACAAAAGGTAGTATCTTTTAGCAATGGAGATAAAAAGGTATATACTCATGTAAATTATATAGATAAAAAAGTAAAAGAAATGACATCTATATTAAAAGAGTTTCATGAAAAAAATCCTCTTAAATGGGGAGTATCTAAGGAAGAATTAAGAATAAGAGTTTTAGGTAAAGATATAAAACAGAAGACCTATGATAAGCTTTTAGAGCTATTAGAAAGCAAAGAACTAATAAAAATTCATGGAAAATACATTGCAGAGCATAATTTTAATATAGAATTTAACAAAGAACAAAAGGCTATTTATGATAGAATAATAGCTAGCTATAAAAAAGGAAAATATAGTCCCCCTAAATATGAAGAGCTTATTTCCCGGGAACAAAATCAAATAGAATTTAAAAGAGTTTATGAAGCTGTATTAGAAGAGGGAACTTTGTTTAAGGTGAATGAAGACTGTATACTTTTAACATCAGATTATAATGAAGCTAAGGAGAAGGTAAGGAAATATATAGAGGATAATGGAGAAATAACAGTAGCCCAGTTTAGAGATATGATGGATACTAGTAGGAAGTATTCTTTAGCTATATTAGAACATTTTGACGGAATAAAATTTACAAAGAGAAATGGGGACGAAAGAGTCTTATATTAA
- a CDS encoding D-alanyl-D-alanine carboxypeptidase family protein yields MKPIFYKILCSILLLSLFFSNVALAKDSKQNLKIAADGVVLMDSKTGKIIYSKNPDKPYPPASTTKIMTALLTLERGNLDDIVTIGRKPPLAEGSKIYILEGEKIKVRDLLYGLLLASANDCAEALAEYLSGSLDNFSKDMNKRAKELGCTSTNFVNPSGLYNDKHRTSARDLAIIMNALVKQPEYSKIATTLSYNIPPTNKSKEKRPLWNENRLIQKHSHFYYKGCEGGKTGYTVQSDHSYVASVNKNNHRLIVALVHDKEKNFFDDAVKLFNYGFNNFTLNLLYSKDSYVTTYTNDNLKVPLYASEDFYYLKPKDDNTSPDLKLENTNLKNLKFKKGDVVLSANLSRGSNSVGSLTLKSGVDHESVNLFNNNVITKHLNTKNIILICLASLCIIFLIFKIAKKNLKSKKNNNKYYF; encoded by the coding sequence ATGAAACCCATTTTTTATAAAATATTATGTTCCATTTTATTATTATCCTTATTTTTTTCCAATGTAGCTTTGGCAAAGGATTCTAAACAAAACTTAAAAATAGCCGCTGATGGTGTTGTATTAATGGATTCAAAAACTGGTAAAATAATTTATTCGAAAAATCCAGATAAACCATATCCTCCAGCTTCCACTACAAAAATAATGACTGCTCTTTTAACTTTAGAAAGAGGTAACTTAGATGACATCGTCACTATAGGTCGTAAGCCCCCTTTGGCAGAAGGAAGCAAAATATACATATTGGAAGGCGAAAAAATTAAAGTAAGAGATTTATTATATGGGCTTTTATTAGCTTCTGCTAACGATTGTGCTGAGGCATTGGCTGAATATCTCAGTGGATCTTTAGATAATTTTTCAAAAGATATGAATAAACGAGCTAAAGAATTAGGCTGTACGAGTACTAATTTTGTAAATCCTAGTGGGTTATATAATGATAAACATAGAACTTCTGCTAGAGATTTAGCTATTATTATGAATGCGCTAGTTAAACAACCTGAATATAGTAAAATAGCCACAACTCTTTCTTACAATATTCCACCTACAAACAAATCAAAAGAAAAGAGACCTTTGTGGAATGAAAATAGACTAATACAAAAACATTCACATTTTTATTATAAAGGTTGTGAAGGCGGAAAAACAGGATATACTGTTCAATCAGATCATTCTTATGTAGCTAGTGTTAACAAAAATAATCATAGACTTATAGTCGCTCTTGTTCATGATAAAGAAAAAAATTTTTTTGATGATGCAGTAAAACTATTTAACTACGGATTTAATAATTTTACATTAAATCTTCTATACTCTAAAGACTCTTATGTAACTACTTATACAAATGACAACTTAAAAGTTCCGTTATATGCCTCAGAAGACTTTTATTATCTAAAACCCAAAGATGATAATACATCTCCTGATTTAAAATTAGAAAATACAAATTTAAAAAATCTTAAATTTAAAAAAGGCGATGTAGTTCTAAGTGCTAACTTAAGTCGAGGTTCTAATAGTGTAGGTAGTCTAACTTTAAAAAGTGGTGTAGATCATGAATCAGTTAACTTATTCAATAATAATGTTATTACTAAACATTTAAATACCAAGAATATAATTTTAATATGCTTAGCATCCCTTTGTATAATATTTTTGATATTTAAAATCGCCAAAAAAAATTTAAAATCAAAAAAAAATAACAATAAATATTACTTTTAA